CGCAGCGGCTTCAAGGATAGCCCGATGTTCAGCGGCCGTATCCACGGCAAAGGCCCGCGTTACTGCCCAAGTATCGAAGATAAAATCAACCGTTTCGGCGACCGCGACGGGCACCAGCTGTTCCTCGAACCGGAACAGGCTGACATCGGGCGTGTGTACATCAACGGTTTCAGCTCGAGTTTGCCGGCAGACATCCAGCTTGCTGCCATCCACACGATTCCGGGCCTTACCCGCGCGAAAGTGCTCCAGATCGGTTACGCTGTGGAATATGATTCTGTCGATGCAACGCAGCTATACCCGACGTTCGAATGCAAGAACGTTCCGGGACTCTATTTTGCGGGCCAGGTCTGCGGCACAAGCGGTTACGAAGAAGCCGCAGGTCAGGGTCTTATGGCAGGCATCAACGCCGCTCTCAAGGTCAAGGGCGAGGAACCGTTCATTCTCGGGCGCTCCGAAAGCTATCTCGGCGTGATGGTCGATGACCTTGTGAACATTTTGCTCGATGAACCGTACCGCATGTTCACTAGCCGTGCGGAATACCGTCTGTTCCTCCGCAGCGACAATGCCGAAATGCGCCTCAAGGAAAAGGCCCGCAAGATTGGCATGATCAGCGACCGCGATTGGGAAGACTGGACTCGCCGCCGTGACCTCATGGCTAGCCTCAAAACACAATTTACAGAAACGTCCGCAATGCCGGAAGAAGCAAATACGATTCTTGAAGCGGGCGGTCAGGCTCTCGCCTCCGAACGCACCCGCTGGATCAACGTGCTCCGCCGTCCGGGAATCGATCCCGAAACGTTCTTCAAGGTGGCTGCACCGGATGCTAAAATTACGCGCCGTGACCAGTGGTACATGTATGCCGAAGAACTCTATGCCGGGTTCTTTGACCGCCAGGAACGCGAAATTGACGACCAGAAGAAGATGGAAAAGGTCAAGCTCTCGCCGGACTTCGATTACATGTCCATTACGGCCATCAGCATTGAAAGCCGCCAGCGCCTCAACGCCCACAAGCCGCTAACGCTTGGACAGGCTAGCCGCGTGCCTGGAGTGCGCCCCGCCGACATCACCGTCCTCGCGCATTGGATTGAATCTAGAACCTAGTCAATAGTCATTGGTCAATAGTTGATGATGCCTCAAAAGGTACGGCAATTTGGCTAACGACTACTGACTAATAACTAAGGACCATAGCGTGTTCACTTGCAATTTCATAGTTTTTTACTATCTTTGCGCCCGTCAACTTAAACAAT
This is a stretch of genomic DNA from Fibrobacter sp. UWB13. It encodes these proteins:
- the mnmG gene encoding tRNA uridine-5-carboxymethylaminomethyl(34) synthesis enzyme MnmG, producing MIIAEFDVVVVGGGHAGIEATHAAWKIGVKTAMLTMDLNAIGRMSCNPAVGGVAKGQIVRDIDALGGLMGLLTDKAGIQFRMLNMSKGPAVWGPRAQCDMKYYSEVARETMESLPGLTLIQGELASFERMNDGRLELTLLNGDRYITRAIVVTSGTFLASKMFTGLETSIGGRVGEPSADKLSECLAKNGIRLRRLKTGTPSRLDPDSIDFNECDVQHGDEHPWPMSDRHFDGATPDKFWGDQINKFIRNDCVCWITRTNIKTHDILRSGFKDSPMFSGRIHGKGPRYCPSIEDKINRFGDRDGHQLFLEPEQADIGRVYINGFSSSLPADIQLAAIHTIPGLTRAKVLQIGYAVEYDSVDATQLYPTFECKNVPGLYFAGQVCGTSGYEEAAGQGLMAGINAALKVKGEEPFILGRSESYLGVMVDDLVNILLDEPYRMFTSRAEYRLFLRSDNAEMRLKEKARKIGMISDRDWEDWTRRRDLMASLKTQFTETSAMPEEANTILEAGGQALASERTRWINVLRRPGIDPETFFKVAAPDAKITRRDQWYMYAEELYAGFFDRQEREIDDQKKMEKVKLSPDFDYMSITAISIESRQRLNAHKPLTLGQASRVPGVRPADITVLAHWIESRT